A section of the Methanosarcina mazei S-6 genome encodes:
- a CDS encoding cobyric acid synthase — translation MEKKSLLILGTASHVGKSSVVTAICRILSRSYRVAPFKAQNMSLNSWITKDGKEIGIAQAIQAKAAGTEPTADMNPVLLKPKGDCVSQVVLLGEPYADKSAGQYYDSIEEMHAVLKGALERLWKEHDIIVMEGAGGAAEINLYERDIVNVGTARLTKAPIILVGDIERGGVFASLYGTIALLPEDVRKNVKGFIINKFRGDIEILRPGLKQLEDKTGIPVLGVLPHFKLRIPSEDSVSLGDKEDSKAEKEIEVAVIRLPRISNFTDFEPLEGLVKVRYVDINEELGNPDAIMIPGTKNTVNDLLDLRASGMDKKIQAFKGKVPIFGICGGYQMLGRTIFDSGVENGVEAEFEGLGLLDIGTRFGEYKKRTVQVTKKVNGYGPILRPIDGEEIKGYEIHMGVTDSNRTVFGDDGAIDEDGFVIGTYLHGLFDNRNIRNALVRYLYEKKGLEYEPDEAISENDAYEELANVVEQNIDMEKLFEIAGV, via the coding sequence ATGGAGAAAAAAAGCCTATTGATCCTGGGAACCGCCTCTCATGTTGGAAAAAGTTCAGTCGTAACTGCCATATGCAGGATCCTGTCCAGAAGCTACAGGGTTGCTCCTTTCAAGGCTCAGAATATGAGCCTGAACTCCTGGATTACAAAGGACGGAAAGGAGATAGGGATTGCACAGGCAATTCAGGCAAAAGCCGCAGGCACTGAACCCACTGCAGATATGAACCCTGTTCTCCTGAAACCAAAAGGGGACTGCGTTTCCCAGGTAGTCCTGCTGGGCGAGCCCTATGCTGACAAAAGTGCAGGCCAGTATTACGATTCCATTGAAGAGATGCACGCAGTGCTTAAAGGAGCCCTTGAAAGGCTCTGGAAAGAGCATGACATTATTGTTATGGAAGGAGCCGGGGGAGCTGCAGAAATCAACCTTTATGAGAGGGACATCGTGAATGTGGGTACTGCAAGGCTCACAAAGGCTCCTATAATCCTTGTAGGAGATATTGAAAGGGGAGGCGTGTTTGCAAGCCTTTACGGCACTATTGCCCTTCTGCCTGAAGATGTAAGGAAAAACGTCAAAGGGTTTATAATCAACAAGTTCAGGGGCGACATAGAAATCCTGAGACCCGGACTCAAGCAGCTTGAGGATAAAACCGGAATCCCTGTGCTTGGGGTCCTTCCTCATTTCAAGCTCCGCATCCCTTCCGAAGATTCGGTCTCTCTCGGAGATAAAGAGGATTCAAAGGCAGAAAAAGAAATAGAGGTTGCAGTAATCCGCTTGCCAAGGATCTCAAACTTTACGGACTTCGAACCCCTTGAGGGGCTCGTAAAAGTTAGGTATGTGGACATCAACGAAGAACTCGGAAACCCTGATGCAATCATGATTCCTGGGACGAAAAATACTGTTAATGACCTTCTTGACCTCAGGGCAAGCGGGATGGACAAAAAAATTCAGGCTTTCAAAGGAAAAGTCCCTATCTTCGGGATCTGTGGCGGTTACCAGATGCTTGGCAGGACTATCTTTGATTCCGGAGTAGAGAACGGAGTCGAAGCCGAGTTTGAAGGCCTGGGGCTTCTGGACATAGGGACCAGATTCGGAGAATATAAAAAGAGAACTGTCCAGGTAACAAAAAAAGTCAATGGTTACGGCCCTATCCTGAGACCCATAGATGGTGAAGAGATAAAAGGTTATGAGATCCATATGGGAGTTACGGATTCAAACCGCACCGTTTTCGGAGACGATGGAGCTATTGATGAGGACGGTTTCGTAATCGGCACATACCTTCACGGGCTTTTTGATAACAGGAATATAAGAAATGCCCTTGTCCGGTATCTTTATGAGAAGAAGGGCCTGGAATACGAACCAGATGAGGCAATAAGCGAAAACGATGCTTACGAAGAGCTCGCAAATGTGGTTGAGCAGAACATTGATATGGAAAAGCTCTTCGAGATCGCAGGAGTCTGA
- a CDS encoding erythromycin esterase family protein: MLVFAHNNHLQRGKTQWQLGADLLAWWSVGSHLNEVFGPRYAVIGSAVGVSDANGIGQPGARYS; the protein is encoded by the coding sequence GTGCTGGTTTTTGCCCACAATAACCATCTCCAGCGAGGAAAAACACAGTGGCAACTTGGAGCTGACCTGCTGGCATGGTGGTCGGTGGGATCTCACCTCAATGAGGTATTCGGTCCACGCTATGCAGTTATCGGCTCTGCAGTCGGCGTCTCGGATGCAAATGGCATCGGGCAACCTGGAGCCAGGTACTCTTGA